ACACCCATCTTGACCAGCAGGGTGCCAAAGATGTTGCGATCGCGATTGACCATACGCTCGCAGTCGCGGCGCAGATAGCCACGGCGTTGCAACCGCTTGTAGAGCAGGTCGACCATCTCCGGCACCAGCGGCGAATTGACGCTGTTGTGCAGTTCGAAGCTTTCGGGATCGCGCACGCCCAATTCCTTGAGCTTGTCCAGCACATGGCCGCGGCCGACCAGTACGGGGATACCATAGCCCAGCTCGCGGAACTGAATGGCCGCACGCAGCACGACTTCTTCCTCCGCCTCGGCGAAGACCACGCGCTTGGGATCGGCCTTGGCCATCTCATAGGCGGTGGTCAGCACCGAAGTCGTCGGGTTGAGCCGTGCCTTGAGCGACTGGCGATAGGCAACCATGTCCTCGATCGGCTTTTGCGCCACGCCGGTTGCCATCGCCGCCTCCGCCACGGCGGCCGGCACCACTTCCATCAGGCGCGGATCGAAGGGCGCGGGAATGATATAGTCGGGGCCAAAGCTGTGCGAGCGGCCATAGGCCTTGGCCACTTCCTCAGGCACCCGTTCACGCGCAAGGTCGGCGATCGCCTTGGCCGCCGCCAGCTTCATCGCCTCGTTGATGCCCGTCGCCCGCACGTCCAGCGCGCCGCGGAAGATGAAGGGGAAGCCCAGCACATTATTGACCTGATTCGGGAAGTCCGACCGGCCGGTCGCAACGATCACGTCGGAACGCACGGCCTTGGCGTCGGGCGGCAGGATTTCCGGATCGGGATTGGCCATGGCGAAGATGATCGGCTTGGCCGCCATCGACTTCACCATGTCCTGCGACATGGCGCCAGCGACGGAAAGGCCCAGGAACACGTCGGCGCCCTTGACCGCTTCAGCGAGCGTCCGCGCGTCGGTCTTCACCGCATGGGCCGACTTCCACTGGTTCATGCCCTCGGTGCGGCCCTGGTAGATCACGCCCTTGCTGTCGCACATGATGACATTGTCCTGGGGCACACCCAGTGCCTTGATGAGTTCGGTGCAGGAGATGGAGGCGGCCCCCGCCCCGTTCACCACCACCTTCATGTCCTTCATGTCGCGCCCGGTGAGGAGCGCGGCATTGATGACGCCCGCCGCCGCGATGATCGCGGTGCCATGCTGGTCGTCATGAAAGACCGGGATGTTCATCCGCTCTTTCAGCGTCTGTTCGATGATGAAGCATTCGGGCGCCTTGATATCCTCAAGGTTGATGCCGCCGAAGGTCGGCTCCATCAGCTCGACCGCATCGATGAAACGGTCGACATCCTCGGTCTTCAATTCGATGTCGATGGAATCGACGTCGGCGAAGCGCTTGAACAGCACCGCCTTGCCTTCCATCACCGGCTTCGAAGCGAGCGCGCCGAGATTGCCCAGGCCCAGGATCGCCGTGCCGTTGGAGATCACCGCGACCAGATTGCCCTTGGCGGTATAGTCATAGGCCGTCGCCGGATCGGCGGCGATGGCGCGGACCGGGACGGCGACGCCCGGCGAATAGGCAAGGCTCAGGTCGCGCTGCGTCGCCATCGGTTTGGACGCGATGATCTCGATCTTGCCGGGTCGGCCGGTCGAGTGGAAGAACAGCGCCTCGCGCTCGGAAAATTCCACATTCGACTTCTCGGTCATGGCTGCACCCATATATTGGAACAATGCGGCCGCCCTAGCGGCAAGATTATCTTGTGGGCAAGTGCGAGAAGCGCAATTTTGCTGCCCGTTTGCGAAGCTCTGGTTTCAACACAGGGTTCAGGCTATCCGCTGATCCCATGGCGAAATCGACTGACACAGCGGCCCCACCCTCCGGCCAGCCGACCCCGATGATGGCGCAGTATCTGGCGCTGAAGGCCGAAGCGCAGGATTGCCTGCTCTTCTATCGCATGGGCGACTTTTTCGAACTGTTCTTCGACGACGCCAAAATGGCGGCCGCCACGCTCGACATTGCGCTCACCAGCCGGGGCGAGCATGGCGGCGCGCCCATCCCGATGTGCGGCGTGCCGGTGCACAGCGCCGAAGGCTATCTGGCGCGGCTCATCAAGGGCGGCCATCGCGTCGCCATCGCCGAACAGACCGAAACGCCTGCGCAGGCCAAGGCGCGCGGCGGGAAGGCATTGGTGGTGCGCGCGATCGTCCGCTACGTCACCGCCGGGACGCTCACCGAGGAAACCCTGCTCGATTCCCGGCGTGACAATATGCTGGTCGCGCTGGCGCAGGTAGGCGGGTCGCTGGAAAATGGGGGATCGGGCGAGATCGGCATCGCCGCCGCCGATATTTCGACCGGCCGGTTCGAAACGATGACCTGTCCCATGGCCGACCTGCCCGCCGAACTGGCGCGGCTGCGGCCAAGCGAGACGGTGGTGGCCGAAGGATCGACGATCGATATCGCGGACTCGCATCCGTTCGATCGTGCCGCCTTTTCCAGCAGCCGCGCGGAAGACGCTCTCAAGCGCCTGTTCGGGGTCGCGACACTCGACGGCTTCGGCCAGTTCGGGCGGGCGGAGCTTGCGGCGATGGGCGGGCTGATCGCCTATCTCGACCATGCGGGCAAAGGTACGCTTCCTTTCCTCGCGCCACCGCTGCGCAAGACCAGCGGCGGTCATGTCGCCATCGATGCGGCAACGCGCGAGAGCCTGGAGATCGTCGCGACCATGGCCGGGTCGCGCGCCGGCAGCCTGCTGGGCGCGATCGACCGGACGGTGACAGGCGCGGGCGCGCGCCTGCTGGGGCAGGATCTGTCGGCTCCGTTGATGGACCTCGCCATGATCGAGGCGCGGCTGGGGCTGGTCCAGCTTTTCCATGACGATGCGTTGCTGCGTGACCAGTTGCGCGCGGCGCTGCGTGCCCTGCCCGATATCGGCCGGGCGCTGGGCCGCGTGGCGGTGGGGCGCGGGTCGCCCCGCGACCTCGGCCAGCTCCGCGATGGCCTCGGCGAAGCGCGACTGTTGCGCGAACGGCTGGGCCGTCTGGCCGATGCGCCCCAACTCCTGCTGCAACTTCTCCCCGCGCTCGACGGCCATGGCGAACTGGTCGATGCCCTGTCGCGCGCGCTGGTCCCGGCGCCGCCGACCGAGACGGCCAATGGCGGCTATATCGCCGACGGCTACGACCCCGCGCTCGACGAACTGCGCCGCATGGCCGGCGACGGCCGCCGCGCCATCGCCGCGCTGGAGGCCAGATATCGCGAGCAGACCGGCATTTCCTCGCTCAAGATCCGGCACAATGGCGTGCTGGGCTATCATGTCGAGGTGCCGGCACGCGCCGCCGACGCGCTGATGGCGCCGACCAGCGGCTTCACCCATCGCCAGACGCTGGCCGGCGTGGTGCGCTTCAATTCGATCGACCTGCATGAGGAGGCCGGGCGCGTGGCGCAGGCGGGTGCCCATGCCCTGGTCGCCGAGGCCGCCCATCTGGAAGAACTCATCAACGCGGTGCTCGACCGCAAGGCCGACATCGCCCGCGCCGCTGATGCGCTGGCCCGGCTCGACGTTGCCGCCTCGCTCGCCGAACGCGCGGCCGAGGGCGGCTGGCAACGGCCGCATTTCGTGCCGGCGGACAGCGCGGGGCAGTGCCTGGATATCGTGGGCGGGCGGCATCCTGTGGTGGAGGATGCGCTGCGGCGCGAGGGCCAGCCCTTCGTCGCCAACGACTGTCGCCTGGCCGAAGCCGACCGGCTCTGGCTCGTCACCGGCCCCAATATGGGCGGCAAGTCGACCTTCCTGCGGCAGAATGCGCTGATCGTCATCCTGGCGCAGGCCGGCGGCTATGTTCCCGCGCAATCGGCGACGCTGACCCTGGTCGACCGCCTGTTCAGCCGGGTCGGCGCGTCGGACAATCTCGCCAAAGGCCGCTCCACCTTCATGGTCGAGATGGTGGAAACCGCCGCCATCCTGGCGCAGGCGACAGAGCGCAGCTTCGTCATTCTGGATGAGGTGGGGCGCGGCACGTCGACCTATGACGGGCTGGCGCTGGCATGGGCCGTGGTGGAAGCGGTGCATGAGGTCAATCGCTGCCGCTGCCTGTTCGCCACCCATTATCATGAGCTGACGCGGCTCGCCGAAACCCTCTCCTCGCTCTCGCTCCACCATGTCCGCGCCCGCGAATGGAAGGGCGACCTCATCCTGCTGCATGAACTGGCCGAAGGGCCGGCGGATCGCAGCTATGGCCTGGCGGTGGCGCGGCTGGCGGGGCTGCCGCCTGCCGTGCTCAAGCGGGCAAAGGATGTGCTGGCGCGGCTGGAAGCGGGCAAGGCCAGGACCGGTGGAATCGCCGCCGGCCTCGACGACCTGCCGCTATTCGCGGCCGTCGCGGTGCAGGAAGAGGAGAAGGCCGACCCCTTGCGCGCCGCGATCGAGGCGATCGACGCGGACGCGCTTTCCCCGCGCGAGGCGCTCGATCACCTCTATCGGCTGAAACAACTGGCCGCCGACGTGGCGCCCGACTAGAGAATAGATATGGTCATGCAGTTCCCCGCTCTGGGAGCGCGCCGCGCGATCATCGACAGGCGCGCGATTTCCGACACGATTCTCGCCCTGGCGCAGGAGCATCGGGGCGATCTGATGCGTTTGCGCGGATTGATCGTCAAGGAATTGAAGGCGGCGCTCGACCATGGCCGGGACGAGGTGGCGCAACGGCTGGAGGCGCGGCCCACGCGCGGGCGCGAGGCAGTGAGCGCCTTCGCCTTCCTGATCGACCAGATTGTGCGCCTGCTCTACGACGCGACCACGCATCACCTCTATCCGGCAGCCAATCGCAGCACCGGCGAGCGGATCGCGCTGATCGCGGTGGGTGGCTATGGCCGGGGCGAAATGGCGCCGCACAGCGACGTCGACATTGGCTTCATCACCCCCTGGAAGCCCACGGGCTGGACCGAGCAGGTGATCGAATCCATGCTCTATTCGCTCTGGGATCTGGGATTAAAGGTGGGCCATAGCAGCCGCTCGGTCGACGAGACGATGCGGATGGCCAAGAGCGACCTTACCGTGCGCACTGCTTTGCTGGAGGCACGCTATATCTGGGGCGACCGCGCGCTCTATGAGGAAACCTCCACCCGCTTCGACGCCGAGGTGATGCAGGGCAATGCCCGCGCCTTCGTCACCGAAAAGCTGGTGGAGCGCGACGAGCGGCACAAGCGGATGGGCGACAGCCGTTATGTCGTCGAACCCAATGTGAAGGAAGGCAAGGGGGGGCTGCGCGACCTGCACACCCTCTTCTGGATCGGCAAATATGTGAACCGGGTGCGGTCGGTCGCCGATCTGGTCGATGTCGGTCTGTTGACGCAGAGCGAGTTGCGGCAGTTCCAGAAAGCCGAGGATTTCCTCTGGGCGGTGCGCTGCCACCTGCATACCATCACCGGGCGCGCCGAAGACCGGCTGACCTTCGACCTGCAAATCGAAACGGCAACGCGGATGCATTTCACCGACCGCGCCGGCCGGTCGGGCGTCGAGCGTTTCATGCGCTATTATTTCCTCAACGCGAAAACGGTGGGCGACCTCACCGCCGTCTTCCTGGCGCATCTGGACGATCAAATGGGGCCGAAGGGACGGCGCTACATCCCGTCCATCTTCCGCCGACCCAAGAAACTGGACGGCTTCGTGCTGGAACGGGGCAGGCTGGCGCTGCCGAGCGACGATTTCTTCCAGGCGGACCCGGTGCGGCTGCTGGACATCTTCGCCGCCGCGGACAAGCATGGGCTTCAGATCCATCCCAGCGCCTTGCGCGCCGCAAGCCGCGACGCCGGCCTGATTACCGCCAAGATACGCAAGGACCCGCGCGCCAACGCCGCCTTCATGGAGGTGCTGACTTCCCCGCGCGATCCCGAAACGGTGCTGCGATGGATGAATGAATCCACCGTATTCGGCCGCTTCGTCCCCGACTTCCGCCGCGTCGTCGCGCAGATGCAGTTCGACATGTATCATCATTATACGGTCGATGAGCATACCATCCGCGCGGTCGGGCTGCTGGCGCGCATCGAAAAGGGGGAACTGGAACAGGACCACCCCCTTTCGACCGAACTGATGGGCCGGCTCCTCTCACGCCGGGTTCTCTATGTCGCCGTGCTGCTGCACGACATCGCCAAGGGGCGCGGTGGCGACCATAGCCTGCTGGGAGCGGAGGTGGCGGAACATCTCTGCCCGCGCCTTGGCCTCACCCCCGCCGAGACCGAAACGGTGGCCTGGCTGGTGCGCTACCATCTCCTCATGTCGGCGACCGCCTTCAAGCGCGATCTCGCCGACTATAAAACCATCCTCGATTTCGTCGAAGTGGTGCAAAGCCCTGAGCGGCTGCGGCTGCTGCTCTGCCTGACCGTGGTCGATATCCGCGCCGTGGGGCCGGGCGTCTGGAATAGCTGGAAGCGTCAGTTGCTGGGCGACCTCTACGATGCGGCCGAAGAACTGCTGCGCCTGGGTCACAAGCAGAAGGGGCGCAGCGAGCGCGTCGCCGCCAAGCAGGAAGCGCTGCGCCAGGCGCTACACATGGATGAGGCGGCGTTCGAAGCCTTTGGCAAGCGCCTCCCGGAATCCTATTGGATCGCCGAGCCTGAAGACATATTGGTCCACAACGCCCAGCATATCCTGGCGTCGGGCGATTCTCCGCTGTCGATCGCGGCCCATTATTATCCGCAGCGCGGCGCGACGCTCGTCACCGTCTACGCCACCGACCATCCGGGCCTATTCTACCGGATCGCCGGCGCGATTCACCTGGCGGGGGGCAACATCATCGACGCGCGCATCCATACGACGCGCGACGGCGTCGCCATCGACAATTTCCTGGTACAGGACCCGTTCGGCGGCGCCTTTCACAGTCCCGAACAATTGCAGCGCATCCGCAACGCGATCGAGGATTCGCTGTCCAACCGGCATCGCCTTATCACCAAATTGGCCGCCCGCCCCCTGCCCCGCACCCGCGCGGAGGCTTTCCGCATCGAACCGAACGTGCTGATCGACAACAAGGCATCGAACCGCTTCACCGTAGTGGAGGTCAACGCCCGCGACCGGCCGGCGCTGCTGTTCAGCCTGGCCAATGCGCTGTTCCAGTCGAAGGTCACGGTCCACAGCGCCCATGTCGCCACCTATGGCGAGCGCGCGGTCGATACTTTTTACGTCACCGACCTTCTGGGTGGAAAGATCGAAAGCAAGGCGCGGTTGCAGACGCTGGAACGACGCCTGCTGGAGGCGGCCGGCGGCGAGGTGGGCGAGGCGCTGGAGCGGGCGTAGTTGCCAAGCAGGATCCGTTCGTGCTGAGCCTGTCGAAGCACGCGCGCAACCGCCTGACCTGTCCGCGCCCTTCGACAGGCTCAGGGCGAACGGGTCTTTCTACGACCTGCGAGTCAGACGATCTCCATCACATCGTTTGGCTTTAGCAAGGGCAGGAGCCGCAGCATGTCTTTCCGCTCCACGGCGACGCAGCCGGCGGTGGGGCGGCCTTCCGAGAGGTGGAAGAAGATCGCGCTGCCCCGCCCCGGCACCGGCGGCGCATCATTATGGCCAAGCACGACGATGACGTCATAGGCATCGTCGCTACGGATCAGATTTTCGGCGGAGAAGGCGCGCGGCAGGCGCACGGGGCGGTTATAGGCCGGATCGGCGATATCGTCCGACCAGCCGTCATTCGCGCGCACCCAGCGCCAGGGCAGGCGGATTCCCGTCGCCTCGACCTTGCCCGGACGCAGCAATACGCCCCAGATCGCCCATGTCCCAAGCGGCGTGCACCCGTCCCCCTCCCGCTTGTGCGCTGCCAGGCAGGCGCCGCCGCGGCCGATGGTGCAGGCCATGGCGATGTCACCAAAGGTCAGGCGGCCCGCGCCGCTCTCGACGTAGACGACGCTCATAGCTGGTGGCCGGTGCGATCGCGCTTGGTCGCCAGATAATGTTCATTGTGCGGGTTGGCCGGCAGGATGATCGGCAGCCGCTCCACCACTTTGATTCCCGCCGCTTCCAATCCCGTCACCTTATTCGGGTTATTGGTGAGCAACCGCACCTCACCCACGCCGAGCAGGTCGAGCATTCGCGCCGCGACCGAAAAGTCGCGCGCGTCGATGGCGAAACCCAGCCGCACATTGGCGTCGACCGTATCGAATCCCTGGTCCTGCAGCGCATAGGCGCGCAGCTTGTTGACCAGGCCGATGCCACGTCCTTCCTGCCGCAGATAGAGCAATATGCCCCAGGGCGCATCGGCGATCTGATGCAGCGCCTGATGAAGCTGTGGCCCACAATCGCATTTCAGGCTGCCCAGCACATCGCCGGTCAGGCATTCGCTGTGCAGGCGGATGACGGGCGGCGATGCGTCGCGCCTGCCGACGATCAGCGCGACATGCTCGCGCGGTTCGTCCGGGCTGCGAAAGGCGACGATCTCCCCCGTCTCGCTGGCCGACACGGGCAGGCGCGCACGGGTTGCGACAGCGAGATGGACAGCATCGTCATAGGCGGCGATGTCGTCGGCGCTCACCTCCGCTTCGACCGGACCATCGCCATCAGCCACGAAATAGGCGGGCAGAATCCCGGCCAGACGCGCCAGACGCAGCGCTGCCCTGGCCGCTTGCGGCGCGGACAGCGGGCGAGCGCGGAACGGCCCCTTAAGCGGCGAGGCAAGATCCAGCACCGGATCGGCGATGGCGGTCGCCACGTCCGCATCGATCCAGGGGGTGCGTACGACCAGCACTGGCAGCTCTGGATCGGCTGCCGCCAACTGGTTGGAAAGCTTCAATGTTTCGGCGCGCGCGGCGGAGATCAAGATGTCCGCTTCGCTGTCGGGATCGAAGCCGCCCAGCGTCACGGCGTCTGCCCCCTCGATCGCCATCAGCCGGATCGCGCCGTCAGGCGCGGCCAGGCGCACCGCCCAGCCGCGCCGAAGCGCATCAATGGCGCGGGCGGCGTTCCGGCTGGACATCAGAAGGCGAACTCGGTGATGATGGGGATATGGTCGGACGGCTTGATCCAGCTCCGCGCCGGTTCGACCACGCGGTGGCTGATCGCCTTGTCCGCAACATCCTTCGTCATCCACATATGGTCGAGCCGGCGGCCGCGATCCGATTCCGCCCAATCCTTCGCACGATAGCTCCACCAGGTGTAGAGCCGCGCCGGCGCCGGATGGAAATGGCGGCCGATATCGATCCAGTCGTTCGACGTCTGGAGACGCGCCAGAATCTCGCACTCGATCGGCGTGTGGCTGACGACGTTCAGCAATTGTTTGTGGCTCCACACGTCGCATTCCAGCGGCGCGATGTTGAAGTCGCCGGTCAGGATGGTGGGCTTGTTATCGAGGTCCGAAGACCATTGGATCATGCGCTCCAGGAAATCGAGCTTCTGGCCGAATTTGGGATTCACCTCCCGGTCCGGCACATCGCCACCCGCCGGAACATAGACATTCTCGATCCGCACGCCATTGTCGAGTCGCACGCCGACATGGCGCGCCTCGCCATTGGCCTGCCAGTCGAACCGGTCGTCCTCATGGATGGGAACCTTGCTCATGATCGCGACGCCATGGTGCATCCGCTGGCCGTTCAGCACCTGATGCACATAGCCCAGCCGCCGGAACATGTCGGCGGGGAAGATTTCGTTCACCACCTTGGTTTCCTGCAGGCACAATATATCGGGAGCTTCCTGCCGCAATAGCTGTTCGACGATGTCGATGCGCGCGCGGACGCTGTTGATGTTCCAGGAGCAAATGGAGAGCATATCGGCCATGCTTAGCCAACTAGGAGTCCGCGCGTCGTTGCGCAAGCGCAAGACCTATAGGACCGACAAAGTAAGACCCCCGCTCCGGGGGCGTGGAACGGGGGTCTCGATCGCGCCCTTGAAGCGCTTCGCGGCGGGAGCTGGGGACCGGGTAACAGGGGGGAAATCCCGGTTTTGTCTCCTGCCGTGGGTTTCTGATTAGCGCTCCACATATGAGCGGCAGATGAACGGAAATGAAAGTTTATCAATCCATCTTGCGATGCGCTCGGGTCAGCCGCCCGCCGAACGCCCCTTCGGACGCGGATCGGTCCAGCGGAAGGCGGAATCGGCCACCGGAACGCCGTAACGCTGGTTGGTCAGGCGCACCGCCGTGCGGTTATTCTGCGAATCGAGCGCGACCCAGCCATAGAGCTGCAGGCCCGCCGGGCTGGCCGGATCGCGCTTGAAGATCATGCTGATGGTGCCGAATTCGGGCCGCTTGGGATCGCGCGCCTCGACACTGAGGATCGACGGGTCGCCGGTGGGCACGACCTTGCCGAATTTCGACAGATCCTTGTTGGGATCGAGCAGCGCGCCCAGCGGCGAATTGCCGATCGGCCAGCGCTGCACCTGCCGCACCTCATAATCGATCATGGTCAGCGCCTTGCCGTCGCCCACGATCAGCAACGGCACGCCCTTCTGATATTGGAAGCGCACCTTGCCCGGCTGCTTCAGGGTAAGCTGGCCGGTCAGCGTCTGGCCATTGCGGTCGGTCTGGCTGAAATCGGCGGTCATGGTGGTGACGGCGCGGATATAGGCGTTGACCTGACTCAAGTCCGACTGTGTCTGTCCCCCTTGTCCCTGCTGCGCGGCGGCGGGCAGGGTGGAAACGACCAGCGGCGCGACGGCAAGGACAAGCGCGAGGGGCGCAATCATGCGCTTCATGGCTTCAACTCCGGTTATACTGAAATGAGATGCTTAGGCAGGGAGGCTTGAACCCCCCGTGAACCCGGCTTTTGAACCGGGCCGTTCTGAAACAGCAGGAATGAGGCTGATGGGGGAGAGCATCCACTTGGCATTGGGACCAGCTCCATCCCCCATGCTCCCGCCTCGCCATGCCGGTCTGTCCGGCGGCACCGCTCCAATTATGTTATCGGCGCGGCAGCAGCAGGCGCAGGCCTAGCCGCTTTCGCAGACAAAAAAAAGGCCGATCGAGAAGACCGGCCTGGAAAGTTTTTAGGAGAGGATGCCTGAAAGGCCCGTTCCCTATGCCG
This genomic stretch from Sphingobium sp. BYY-5 harbors:
- the ribA gene encoding GTP cyclohydrolase II; this encodes MSSRNAARAIDALRRGWAVRLAAPDGAIRLMAIEGADAVTLGGFDPDSEADILISAARAETLKLSNQLAAADPELPVLVVRTPWIDADVATAIADPVLDLASPLKGPFRARPLSAPQAARAALRLARLAGILPAYFVADGDGPVEAEVSADDIAAYDDAVHLAVATRARLPVSASETGEIVAFRSPDEPREHVALIVGRRDASPPVIRLHSECLTGDVLGSLKCDCGPQLHQALHQIADAPWGILLYLRQEGRGIGLVNKLRAYALQDQGFDTVDANVRLGFAIDARDFSVAARMLDLLGVGEVRLLTNNPNKVTGLEAAGIKVVERLPIILPANPHNEHYLATKRDRTGHQL
- a CDS encoding L,D-transpeptidase family protein, with product MSVVYVESGAGRLTFGDIAMACTIGRGGACLAAHKREGDGCTPLGTWAIWGVLLRPGKVEATGIRLPWRWVRANDGWSDDIADPAYNRPVRLPRAFSAENLIRSDDAYDVIVVLGHNDAPPVPGRGSAIFFHLSEGRPTAGCVAVERKDMLRLLPLLKPNDVMEIV
- the mutS gene encoding DNA mismatch repair protein MutS; protein product: MAKSTDTAAPPSGQPTPMMAQYLALKAEAQDCLLFYRMGDFFELFFDDAKMAAATLDIALTSRGEHGGAPIPMCGVPVHSAEGYLARLIKGGHRVAIAEQTETPAQAKARGGKALVVRAIVRYVTAGTLTEETLLDSRRDNMLVALAQVGGSLENGGSGEIGIAAADISTGRFETMTCPMADLPAELARLRPSETVVAEGSTIDIADSHPFDRAAFSSSRAEDALKRLFGVATLDGFGQFGRAELAAMGGLIAYLDHAGKGTLPFLAPPLRKTSGGHVAIDAATRESLEIVATMAGSRAGSLLGAIDRTVTGAGARLLGQDLSAPLMDLAMIEARLGLVQLFHDDALLRDQLRAALRALPDIGRALGRVAVGRGSPRDLGQLRDGLGEARLLRERLGRLADAPQLLLQLLPALDGHGELVDALSRALVPAPPTETANGGYIADGYDPALDELRRMAGDGRRAIAALEARYREQTGISSLKIRHNGVLGYHVEVPARAADALMAPTSGFTHRQTLAGVVRFNSIDLHEEAGRVAQAGAHALVAEAAHLEELINAVLDRKADIARAADALARLDVAASLAERAAEGGWQRPHFVPADSAGQCLDIVGGRHPVVEDALRREGQPFVANDCRLAEADRLWLVTGPNMGGKSTFLRQNALIVILAQAGGYVPAQSATLTLVDRLFSRVGASDNLAKGRSTFMVEMVETAAILAQATERSFVILDEVGRGTSTYDGLALAWAVVEAVHEVNRCRCLFATHYHELTRLAETLSSLSLHHVRAREWKGDLILLHELAEGPADRSYGLAVARLAGLPPAVLKRAKDVLARLEAGKARTGGIAAGLDDLPLFAAVAVQEEEKADPLRAAIEAIDADALSPREALDHLYRLKQLAADVAPD
- a CDS encoding exodeoxyribonuclease III encodes the protein MADMLSICSWNINSVRARIDIVEQLLRQEAPDILCLQETKVVNEIFPADMFRRLGYVHQVLNGQRMHHGVAIMSKVPIHEDDRFDWQANGEARHVGVRLDNGVRIENVYVPAGGDVPDREVNPKFGQKLDFLERMIQWSSDLDNKPTILTGDFNIAPLECDVWSHKQLLNVVSHTPIECEILARLQTSNDWIDIGRHFHPAPARLYTWWSYRAKDWAESDRGRRLDHMWMTKDVADKAISHRVVEPARSWIKPSDHIPIITEFAF
- a CDS encoding [protein-PII] uridylyltransferase: MVMQFPALGARRAIIDRRAISDTILALAQEHRGDLMRLRGLIVKELKAALDHGRDEVAQRLEARPTRGREAVSAFAFLIDQIVRLLYDATTHHLYPAANRSTGERIALIAVGGYGRGEMAPHSDVDIGFITPWKPTGWTEQVIESMLYSLWDLGLKVGHSSRSVDETMRMAKSDLTVRTALLEARYIWGDRALYEETSTRFDAEVMQGNARAFVTEKLVERDERHKRMGDSRYVVEPNVKEGKGGLRDLHTLFWIGKYVNRVRSVADLVDVGLLTQSELRQFQKAEDFLWAVRCHLHTITGRAEDRLTFDLQIETATRMHFTDRAGRSGVERFMRYYFLNAKTVGDLTAVFLAHLDDQMGPKGRRYIPSIFRRPKKLDGFVLERGRLALPSDDFFQADPVRLLDIFAAADKHGLQIHPSALRAASRDAGLITAKIRKDPRANAAFMEVLTSPRDPETVLRWMNESTVFGRFVPDFRRVVAQMQFDMYHHYTVDEHTIRAVGLLARIEKGELEQDHPLSTELMGRLLSRRVLYVAVLLHDIAKGRGGDHSLLGAEVAEHLCPRLGLTPAETETVAWLVRYHLLMSATAFKRDLADYKTILDFVEVVQSPERLRLLLCLTVVDIRAVGPGVWNSWKRQLLGDLYDAAEELLRLGHKQKGRSERVAAKQEALRQALHMDEAAFEAFGKRLPESYWIAEPEDILVHNAQHILASGDSPLSIAAHYYPQRGATLVTVYATDHPGLFYRIAGAIHLAGGNIIDARIHTTRDGVAIDNFLVQDPFGGAFHSPEQLQRIRNAIEDSLSNRHRLITKLAARPLPRTRAEAFRIEPNVLIDNKASNRFTVVEVNARDRPALLFSLANALFQSKVTVHSAHVATYGERAVDTFYVTDLLGGKIESKARLQTLERRLLEAAGGEVGEALERA
- a CDS encoding outer membrane lipoprotein carrier protein LolA; translated protein: MKRMIAPLALVLAVAPLVVSTLPAAAQQGQGGQTQSDLSQVNAYIRAVTTMTADFSQTDRNGQTLTGQLTLKQPGKVRFQYQKGVPLLIVGDGKALTMIDYEVRQVQRWPIGNSPLGALLDPNKDLSKFGKVVPTGDPSILSVEARDPKRPEFGTISMIFKRDPASPAGLQLYGWVALDSQNNRTAVRLTNQRYGVPVADSAFRWTDPRPKGRSAGG
- a CDS encoding NADP-dependent malic enzyme, with amino-acid sequence MTEKSNVEFSEREALFFHSTGRPGKIEIIASKPMATQRDLSLAYSPGVAVPVRAIAADPATAYDYTAKGNLVAVISNGTAILGLGNLGALASKPVMEGKAVLFKRFADVDSIDIELKTEDVDRFIDAVELMEPTFGGINLEDIKAPECFIIEQTLKERMNIPVFHDDQHGTAIIAAAGVINAALLTGRDMKDMKVVVNGAGAASISCTELIKALGVPQDNVIMCDSKGVIYQGRTEGMNQWKSAHAVKTDARTLAEAVKGADVFLGLSVAGAMSQDMVKSMAAKPIIFAMANPDPEILPPDAKAVRSDVIVATGRSDFPNQVNNVLGFPFIFRGALDVRATGINEAMKLAAAKAIADLARERVPEEVAKAYGRSHSFGPDYIIPAPFDPRLMEVVPAAVAEAAMATGVAQKPIEDMVAYRQSLKARLNPTTSVLTTAYEMAKADPKRVVFAEAEEEVVLRAAIQFRELGYGIPVLVGRGHVLDKLKELGVRDPESFELHNSVNSPLVPEMVDLLYKRLQRRGYLRRDCERMVNRDRNIFGTLLVKMGVADAMITGVTRPYAQTLREVKRVMDPAAGRTPFGIHVTVAKDKTVFLADTTVHERPSAAELADIAEGTVAVARRMGHDPRVAFLSYSNFGNPPGAFLDNVRDAVKVLDERGVDFEYEGEMTPDAALNPAVMKNYPFSRLSGPANVLVMPGLQSANISAKLLRELGGTSMIGPVLVGMEKSVQIATMSSNASELLTLAVLAAGGIAL